Proteins encoded in a region of the Pieris rapae chromosome 12, ilPieRapa1.1, whole genome shotgun sequence genome:
- the LOC111001860 gene encoding myrosinase 1, translating to MLNLLKHCLKSETMARLTGLFLVLIIALSYGKDLKNIRHEKRKFPEGFLFGTATASYQVEGAWNDDGKAEGIWDRLTHARPCTVKNCDTGDIAANSYYNYKRDVEMMRELGLDFYRFSLSWPRILPTSFSDQVNEAALNYYNNLINEMLKYNIEPMITLYHWDLPQKLQDLGGWSNPHMVDWFTDYAKIAFEAFGDRVKFWFTMNEPREVCYQGYAGASMAPLYNISGYAEYLCAKNLLVAHAKAYHLYNNEYRPKQGGKIGIVVSATWHEPETQNDIVAAEDANQFEWGQYAHPIFSESGDFPAVMKERVAAKSAEQGFFRSRLPEFTAEEIDMIKGSSDFFGLNHYTSSLIVRNESVNGYHASPSYYDDINVIMYKSNEWEDIGSPWLKVVPEGFYKLLTKIREDYGNPTVFVTENGCMQMTAGLEDDTRISFYKRYLEAMLDAIDEGSDVQVYTAWSLMDNFEWMQGYNDRFGLYEVNFEIPERTRTARKSAYFYKEIIRTKELDMHFEPDMSVPITIDEGH from the exons atgttaaatttattgaagcaCTGTTTGAAAAGCGAAACGATGGCTCGATTAACAGGACTTTT TTTGGTCCTGATTATTGCCCTTTCATATggaaaagatttaaaaaatatccgccatgaaaaaagaaaattcccAGAGGGTTTTCTATTTGGCACGGCCACTGCGTCTTACCAAGTAGAAGGAGCTTGGAATGATGACG gaaaGGCCGAAGGCATCTGGGATCGTTTGACGCATGCGAGACCATGCACAGTAAAAAACTGTGACACTGGCGACATTGCTGCAAACTCCTACTACAACTATAAAAGAGACGTAGAAATGATGAGAGAACTTGGACTCGATTTCTACAGATTTTCTCTTTCTTGGCCAAGAATTTTACCGACAAGTTTTTCAGACCAAGTCAACGAAGCCGCCTTAAACTACtacaataacttaataaacgaAATGCTTAAGTATAACATAGAGCCAATGATTACGCTGTACCATTGGGATTTACCCCAAAAACTCCAGGATCTTGGTGGTTGGAGCAACCCACATATGGTTGACTGGTTTACAGATTATGCAAAGATTGCCTTCGAAGCCTTTGGAGATAGAGTAAAATTCTGGTTTACAATGAACGAGCCGAGAGAAGTTTGTTATCAAGGTTATGCTGGTGCTTCAATGGCacctttgtataatatttctgGGTACGCAGAGTATTTGTGTGCTAAGAATCTATTAGTAGCACACGCGAAAGCATATCACTTGTACAATAATGAATATAGACCTAAGCAAGGTGGAAAAATAGGAATTGTGGTAAGTGCAACCTGGCATGAACCAGAGACTCAAAACGATATTGTGGCGGCTGAAGATGCAAACCAATTTGAG TGGGGACAATATGCCCATCCCATCTTTTCCGAAAGCGGTGATTTCCCAGCTGTTATGAAAGAAAGAGTTGCAGCCAAAAGTGCAGAGCAAGGATTCTTCAGATCAAGACTTCCCGAATTCACAGCTGAAGAAATTGACATGATTAAAGGAAGTTCGGACTTTTTCGGTCTCAACCATTATACTTCTTCCCTTATTGTCAGAAACGAGTCTGTTAATGGATACCATGCATCTCCCTCTTATTATGATGATATTAACGTAATAATGTATAAGTCCAATGAATGGGAAGACATTGGGTCCCCTTGGTTGAAG gttgtACCTGAAGGTTTCTACAAACTGTTAACCAAAATCCGTGAAGATTATGGTAATCCCACAGTTTTTGTTACTGAGAATGGATGTATGCAGATGACTGCGGGCCTTGAAGATGACACTAGGATATCGTTCTATAAACGTTATTTAGAAGCCATGTTAGATGCTATTGATGAAGGATCTGATGTACAAGTTTACACTGCTTGGAGTCTCATGGACAACTTTGAATGGATGCAGGGTTAtaa tgatCGTTTCGGTCTGTATGAGGTAAATTTCGAAATTCCGGAGAGAACACGCACAGCACGCAAATCTGCATACTTCTATAAAGAAATCATTCGTACCAAAGAACTTGACATGCATTTTGAACCGGATATGTCTGTACCTATAACTATTGATGAAGgccattaa